TGAATATGGAGACAATGTCCTCTTCGTGAAGATTGCCGATGCGGAGGGCGGGGATGTCCAGAAACCCGCCGCAGCAGGTGATGAGATCCCCATTGGGATTAATGGCAATTGAGTTGAGAAAATTGGAGCAGCCTCTCAGCAGGGACCCTTCATCCCAGTACTTGATATTCCTTATCGATGAGGCCCTCCCGGTATTTGCCAGGCCTGATACAGAGAGAGAGAGCCTGCGGGCCTCCAACATCGCGCGCAGTGCGGGATCGGTATTGACGGCAAGCTTTTCAAGCACTTCGCTGGCTTGAAAGGATGAGTTGGGGTTCGTGACGATGGCGATGCAGATATTCCGGAAATCCATGTCCCTGCCTGCATCAAGGATATGTTGTATTGCTTCAACGGGAAGATAACTCTTATGAAACTCATCATAGGAGATGTCCAATTCATCAAGTCCCTGGCTCCTGAGGTGCGCCATGTAGCTGGCAGCCTTCTCCCTGCTCCTTGCCCACCACCCGTTTGTGACAAGCCTCGTGATAAAGCCAAGCTCACGCGCTCTCCCGATGCCGAAGTCAAGCTCATCAGGGAAGAGCGTAGATTCGCCTCCGGTAAAGGAGATCACTTTCACTGATGTCTTGGTGATTTCCCCAAGATACCGGGCCATGTCAGCCCTGGACATGTTTCCGGTGACGCGGGGCCCTGACTTGAAGCAGCACGATCTGCACTCGAAGTTGCACTTCCTTGTAGTGAGCATGGCGGCTGCATGGGGCCTGGGATCGGGATAATACTCCTTGATAAGCCACTGGTAACTCAAGGGGGCACCTCTGGGGTATCGGGAATTATTGACAATGCCATACCTGTCGGTATGGCATTGTCTTTCGAAGCCAGTGAAACCTGTGCTCTAATCGTCTGACAGGTAGTCCTCGACAGCCCCATTTTCAAAATACTTCTGAATGGGCTCCTTTTTGCCTGGACCATGAGCTTTTACGGCGGGGCCCTCAATCTGCATGTTGGGGCCGATGGGCTTCAAGTCCGGATCTATTGGCTTAAAGCCGCGCCCTGAAGGCTTTATGTCTGGATCCAGCGGCTCAACACCGGGATCAAAAGGCTCCTTATGAGGCCCATGGGCTATGACACCGGGACCAAAAGGCTTTACATCAGGTCCTATGGCCTTGATTATCGGGCCTATCAGCTTGATGTCAGGGCCTATCGCCTTGATGTCAGGGCCTATTGCCTTGATGTCAGGGCCGATAATTTTTATGTCGGGGCCAATCGCCTTGATGTCAGGGCCGATAATTTTGATGTCAGGGCCTATCGCTTTGATATCAGGGCCTATCGCTTTGATGTCGGGGCCAATCGCCTTGATGTCGGGGCCGATAATTTTGATGTCAGGGCCGATCGCCTTGATGTCAGGGCCTATTGCTTTGATGTCGGGGCCTATCGCCTTGATATCAGGACCTATGATTTTGATGTCAGGGCCAATCGCTTTGATATCCGGGCCTATTGCATGCACCTCGGGACCTATCAGCTTTATATCAGGGCCTATCGCTTTGATGTCGGGGCCAATCGCCTTGATGTCGGGGCCGANNNNNNNNNNNNNNNNNNNNNNNNNNNNNNNNNNNNNNNNNNNNNNNNNNNNNNNNNNNNNNNNNNNNNNNNNNNNNNNNNNNNNNNNNNNNNNNNNNNNTAATTTTGATGTCAGGGCCGATCGCCTTGATGTCAGGGCCTATCGCTTTGATATCCGGGCCTATTGCATGCACCTCGGGACCTATCAGCTTGATATCAGGGCCTATCGCTTTGATGTCGGGGCCAATCGCTTTGATATCAGGGCCGATCGCCTTGATGTCAGGGCCTATCGCTTTGATGTCAGGGCCTATCGCTTTGATGTCAGGGCCTATCGCCTTGATGTCAGGGCCGATCGCCTTGATGTCAGGGCCTATCGCTTTGATGTCAGGGCCTATCGCTTTGATGTCAGGGCCTATCGCCTTGATGTCAGGGCCGATCGCCTTGATGTCAGGGCCTATCGCTTTGATGTCAGGGCCTATCGCTTTGATGTCAGGGCCTATCGCCTTGATGTCAGGGCNNNNNNNNNNNNNNNNNNNNNNNNNNNNNNNNNNNNNNNNNNNNNNNNNNNNNNNNNNNNNNNNNNNNNNNNNNNNNNNNNNNNNNNNNNNNNNNNNNNNTGATGTCAGGGCCTATCGCCTTGATGTCAGGGCCTATCGCTTTGATGTCAGGGCCTATCGCCTTGATGTCAGGGCCTATCGCTTTGATGTCAGGGCCGATCGCCTTGATATCAGGGCCTATCGCCTTGATGTCAGGGCCTATCGCCTTGATATGAGGTCCTATTGCATCGATGTCGGGACCAATAATCTTAATCTGAAGGTTGGGGCCGATAGGCTTGATATCAGGGCCGTCGGCCTTTACGTCGGGTCCTGGCACATAGAGCTGAGGCCACAGGGGGTCAACCCTTGGCCCCGGCCCATCAGGATACTTCTCACCAGGCTCAGCATTGACGTCCACCCTGACAGGAGGCTCCGTTGAAGGGGCCTTTGAAGAGACTCCCGCCCCTCCCGCAAGGAACTGCTCTTTCACCTCCCTGGAGAAATGGGATAGATCGCCGCTCTTTTCCTTCGGTGAGTCCGGTTCGCCGGTCCTGGGCGCCTGCGCACTTTTTGTATCCCGCATATGTTCAAGTTCCGGCTTTTTCGCCGCAGGAGCTTCTTCCTTGCTTTTCGCAGAATCAACCTTTTTAATCTCGTCCATCTGGGGCCTCCTTGAGAGAAAATGAACAGCCTGCACCCTGGCTGCCTTCTCTCATTATAGCAGAATTGTCGTCCATTTATATTATCATAATGTAACATCCCACGGGATTTGTTGAAAAATTGTAACAATTTGCTTGAAAGAGGATGTGAAAGGCGAGGAAATTGTAATTGCCGAGAATTCATGGTATAATTCTCCCATGTGCGGAATCCTCGCTTCCTCTCCTGCATTATTTGATTGAAGGCGAAGAGAATAAGGGCTTTGTTCTGACAGTCACTCTGCACACGATACAGTGAAGGCCTGCACTGCACTCAGCCGTGATCTTATCACTGTCACAGAGGTATATTATTTTTACTAAATTGCAGGCAACAATGAAAGGAGCAGGAATAGTGAGAAAGACTTGGTCAACAGCAGTAATTGCGATGAGCATTGCATGCGCCCTCATCATCACAGGATGCACGGGGGGCAGCGGCGATACGGGGATGTCTTACTGGGGCGGGGATGGGGGCAGCGGCAGCCAGGTGCCCAGCATCGGTCCAACCCTAGCCTCCGCGACAATCGGCCCTGCCGGGGGGACCGTAACCGTTCCCGATGGCAACGGCGAACTGACCGGTACCAAGGTCACGATTCCACCGGGAGCTCTGGACGATACAATTACCATAGGCATCGCCGCGGACAATTCACCGCCATCCAAGGCAGGCTTCCAGGTGGTGAATCAGTCCATCGCGTTCCTGCCTTCGGGGCAGCAATTCCTCAAACCCGTCACCATCGATGATCCGCATTACAACCTGCCCGCAGGGACGGTGCATAAGGAACTCGTCGTGCTGCACCGCGACGGACTGACAGGCGAGGTTACCACCATCGTGCCGGACGTCGCGAGCGAGGATGGAGTCATCTTTTCGGTCCTCAGTTTTTCGACTACGGCGCCTGCGGATCCAAGTTCCTTCAAAGTCACGATCGTCAACAATTCGGGCTATGAGGATAACCAGGTTTATGTCACGGTGGTAACGGATCCCGGCCTGATACTTCCGCCCGATGACTCTTCCAAGAGAGACGGGACACCGAATCCCCTGAACAACGATCCTTACAGTGTCAAGGCGTCGGATGGCACTTCACACATCTGCGTTGCCTATTACTACGACCGCGTGAAGAGAGAGATGACACAATTCGGTGACACCTCTGCAGTGCCTCCTGATCCGAACACCGGCTACAGCATCCCTCTGACGGCCCCCTCCCCGGCGCCGTGCCTGTCTCCAGTCACAGGATCCGCGCACACATACTGCTACAACCAGCCGCTCGCCAATATGCGATCCGGGAGGGTCTACGTGTCCCTCGGCAATCCCCTCACGACCGGCATCGTCGCCAATTTGACTCCCCCTGGTTTCAAAAATGGTGTCTGGCAGTACGGATGGGGATTTCAGGCACCCTCACCCGAGGGAGAGGCCACGATCTTTGATTTCATGGAGCTCGACAGCGACACTCCAGACAAGAAGGTGGTCGCCAATATCAGCGCGGTGGATTTCTATGCTCTCGGGCTCACCATGCACTTCGTCGCGACGGCAAGCGGTCTGGACTGCACATTCGGCTTCGATCCCACGAAGAACCGCTCGGACTTCGTGACCGCTCTGCAGGGCATGCCCGCTGCATTCCGGCAGGGCATCCTCTACGACGACGCACAGCATGTCAAGCGGGTGCTCTCTCCCAACCTGACCATGGATAACCTTGACACGTCGGGGGACCTGGGCAAGTACTATACACAATCCATTGACGATGGCTGGAAGTTCTATGCCAAGACGGAAAACCAGGCGCAGACCTGGTCATACGGAGGCTTCACCTACGCGATCCAGCCGACGAGCACCGACGACACGCTGCGGATAAAGTGCACAGCTGCTCCTGGAGGCACAAGCGACGGCCAGGATCAGATCTTTGCCGTCAGCAAGCCGACGAGCCGCCAGGTGTTCGCATGCACCGTG
The window above is part of the Candidatus Eremiobacterota bacterium genome. Proteins encoded here:
- a CDS encoding beta-1,3-glucanase family protein; this encodes MKGAGIVRKTWSTAVIAMSIACALIITGCTGGSGDTGMSYWGGDGGSGSQVPSIGPTLASATIGPAGGTVTVPDGNGELTGTKVTIPPGALDDTITIGIAADNSPPSKAGFQVVNQSIAFLPSGQQFLKPVTIDDPHYNLPAGTVHKELVVLHRDGLTGEVTTIVPDVASEDGVIFSVLSFSTTAPADPSSFKVTIVNNSGYEDNQVYVTVVTDPGLILPPDDSSKRDGTPNPLNNDPYSVKASDGTSHICVAYYYDRVKREMTQFGDTSAVPPDPNTGYSIPLTAPSPAPCLSPVTGSAHTYCYNQPLANMRSGRVYVSLGNPLTTGIVANLTPPGFKNGVWQYGWGFQAPSPEGEATIFDFMELDSDTPDKKVVANISAVDFYALGLTMHFVATASGLDCTFGFDPTKNRSDFVTALQGMPAAFRQGILYDDAQHVKRVLSPNLTMDNLDTSGDLGKYYTQSIDDGWKFYAKTENQAQTWSYGGFTYAIQPTSTDDTLRIKCTAAPGGTSDGQDQIFAVSKPTSRQVFACTVIQTFDNPGWAAAGKLAALIGAALNRGVFQSYADWGTHGPPGDTTTDKPKPDKYYKAGSFSEYAKVLHSFAVDGKVYAFGFDDTFPADPTASTNPNDQSPELTITIPKYK